A portion of the Blautia hansenii DSM 20583 genome contains these proteins:
- the gpmI gene encoding 2,3-bisphosphoglycerate-independent phosphoglycerate mutase codes for MSKKPTVLMILDGYGLNDKCEANAVCEGKTPVMDMLKEQYPFVKGNASGMAVGLPDGQMGNSEVGHLNMGAGRIVYQELTRITKEIEDGDFFKNEALLKAVKNAKENDSALHLFGLLSDGGVHSHLTHVFGLLELAKKEGLSKVFVHCFLDGRDTPPASGKGYVEQLCDKMKELGVGQVASVMGRYYAMDRDNRWDRVELAFNAMTKGEGVQAECPAAAVEASYKEEKTDEFVMPTVIVKDGKPVGTIQDKDSVIFFNFRPDRARELTRAFCDDEFTGFAREKRLDLTFVCFTEYDPTIPNKEVAFHKVAITNTFGEFLAANGKKQARIAETEKYAHVTFFFNGGVEEPNEGEDRILVKSPKVATYDLKPEMSAYEVCDKLVEAIKSEKYDVIIINFANPDMVGHTGVEAAAIKAIEAVDECVGKTVDAIKEVGGQMFICADHGNAEQLVDYETGAPFTAHTTNPVPFILVNADPSYDLREGGCLADIAPTLIELMGMEQPKEMTGKSLLIKK; via the coding sequence ATGAGTAAAAAACCAACCGTGTTAATGATCCTTGACGGATACGGATTAAATGACAAATGTGAGGCAAATGCAGTATGCGAAGGGAAAACTCCTGTAATGGATATGTTAAAGGAGCAGTATCCTTTTGTAAAAGGAAATGCCAGCGGTATGGCAGTAGGACTTCCTGACGGACAGATGGGTAATTCTGAGGTAGGTCACTTAAATATGGGTGCAGGCCGCATTGTTTATCAGGAGCTTACAAGAATTACAAAAGAAATCGAAGACGGAGATTTCTTCAAAAACGAAGCTTTATTAAAAGCAGTAAAAAATGCAAAAGAAAATGACTCAGCGCTGCATTTATTCGGATTATTATCTGACGGTGGTGTGCATAGTCATTTAACTCATGTATTCGGTCTTTTAGAATTAGCGAAAAAAGAAGGACTTTCCAAAGTATTTGTACATTGTTTCTTAGACGGTAGAGATACACCTCCTGCAAGTGGTAAAGGATATGTGGAACAGCTTTGCGATAAGATGAAAGAACTGGGTGTAGGTCAGGTTGCCTCTGTTATGGGACGTTATTATGCAATGGACAGAGATAATCGCTGGGACCGTGTAGAACTGGCATTCAATGCAATGACAAAAGGGGAAGGTGTACAGGCCGAGTGTCCGGCAGCAGCCGTAGAAGCATCCTATAAAGAAGAAAAAACAGATGAATTCGTAATGCCGACTGTAATTGTAAAAGACGGTAAACCGGTAGGAACTATTCAGGATAAAGACTCTGTAATCTTCTTCAACTTCCGTCCTGACAGAGCAAGAGAGCTTACAAGAGCTTTCTGTGATGATGAGTTTACAGGATTTGCAAGAGAAAAGAGATTAGATTTAACCTTTGTATGCTTTACAGAATATGACCCGACTATCCCCAATAAAGAAGTTGCTTTCCATAAAGTGGCAATCACCAATACATTCGGTGAATTTTTGGCTGCAAACGGCAAAAAACAGGCACGTATTGCAGAGACAGAGAAATATGCGCATGTTACTTTCTTCTTCAACGGCGGTGTGGAAGAACCAAACGAAGGAGAAGACAGAATTCTGGTGAAATCTCCGAAGGTTGCTACTTACGATTTAAAACCGGAAATGAGCGCTTACGAAGTATGCGACAAACTGGTAGAGGCAATCAAATCTGAAAAATATGATGTAATTATCATTAACTTCGCAAATCCGGATATGGTTGGACATACAGGTGTAGAAGCAGCTGCAATTAAAGCCATTGAAGCAGTAGATGAATGTGTAGGAAAAACAGTGGATGCAATCAAAGAGGTTGGCGGACAGATGTTTATCTGTGCAGATCACGGAAACGCAGAGCAGTTAGTAGACTACGAAACAGGAGCTCCGTTTACAGCGCATACTACAAATCCTGTTCCGTTCATTTTAGTAAATGCAGACCCATCCTATGATTTAAGAGAAGGCGGATGCCTTGCAGATATTGCACCAACTCTGATTGAGTTAATGGGTATGGAACAGCCAAAAGAAATGACAGGAAAATCTTTATTGATTAAAAAATAA
- the smpB gene encoding SsrA-binding protein SmpB, which yields MAKKSENRLIANNKKAYHDYFIEDTYEAGIALAGTEVKSLRMGKCSIKESFIQIDKGEVFIFGMHISPYEKGNIFNKDPLRVRKLLLHSYEIRKIEGKIREKGYTLVPLKVYFKGSLVKVEIGVAKGKKLYDKRQDIAKKDQRRETEREFKVKNLY from the coding sequence ATGGCAAAAAAATCAGAAAATCGCCTGATTGCAAATAATAAAAAAGCCTATCATGATTATTTTATTGAAGATACTTATGAAGCAGGAATTGCTTTAGCCGGTACAGAGGTAAAATCCCTTCGTATGGGCAAATGCAGCATTAAAGAGTCCTTTATTCAGATTGACAAGGGTGAGGTTTTTATTTTTGGTATGCATATCAGTCCTTATGAAAAAGGAAATATTTTCAATAAAGACCCTTTGCGTGTAAGAAAGCTTTTGCTTCATTCTTACGAGATACGAAAAATTGAGGGGAAAATAAGAGAAAAAGGATATACGCTGGTACCTTTAAAAGTATATTTTAAAGGCAGTCTTGTAAAGGTGGAAATAGGCGTGGCAAAAGGAAAGAAATTATATGACAAACGTCAGGATATTGCCAAGAAAGACCAGAGAAGGGAAACAGAGAGAGAATTTAAAGTGAAAAATCTATATTAA
- the rnr gene encoding ribonuclease R: MKKNQQIKKRKKIVYEIMCCKEYQPMRAKELAVLLQIPAGKREELHKILDMLLEEGKISINKRGRYEAVRSSAAKKEAEKKSVKAERKKGQYYTGTFISHPRGFGFLEIPEAEEDIFIPEESIGTALHGDTVQIVVKKDGKDGKRCEGEVVKVLERGTREVVGTYQQCDGFGFVVTDNQRFLKDVFIPAGKSLTAEDGDKVLAEIKDHGNKRRSPEGKIIEILGKPGECGVDVLCVAKSYELPMEFPEKVAKQAERIKETLNEGDFYGREDLRDVVMVTIDGEDAKDLDDAVSLTKEEDLYHLGVHIADVSNYVQYNSALDKEALKRGTSVYLADRVIPMLPKKLSNGICSLNAGEDRLALSCLMDIDKKGRVVSHRIVESVIHVKERMSYTNVKKILLQEDEELEKRYEELLPMFFQMKELSELLRNRRKKRGAIDFDFPESKLVLDEKGKVVDIYPYEQNIATRLIEDFMLAANETVAEEYCMLGLPFVYRTHENPDMEKMETVLEMVHQAGIKVKKGKETISPKEVQKILKELEGMECEPFFARLILRSMKQAKYTVEDTGHFGLAAKYYCHFTSPIRRYPDLQIHRIIKETLRGKMTEAKIQHYRGILEEVARQSSAMERRAEEVERETIKMKKAEYMKQHIGEAFEGTVSGVTEWGFYVELDNTVEGLVHVNSLTDDYYSFDKDRYCLVGDMTGRTYTMGQRVKVWVENADENTKTVDFKIERMG; encoded by the coding sequence TTGAAAAAAAATCAACAAATTAAAAAAAGAAAAAAAATCGTATATGAAATTATGTGCTGCAAGGAATACCAGCCAATGCGTGCAAAAGAATTGGCAGTACTCCTTCAAATCCCCGCAGGAAAGAGGGAGGAGCTTCATAAAATTTTAGATATGCTTCTGGAAGAAGGAAAAATCAGTATCAATAAAAGAGGCAGATATGAAGCGGTGAGAAGCAGTGCGGCAAAAAAAGAAGCTGAAAAAAAATCTGTAAAAGCAGAGAGAAAAAAAGGTCAGTATTATACAGGAACCTTTATCAGCCATCCAAGAGGCTTTGGATTTTTAGAAATTCCGGAAGCGGAAGAAGATATCTTTATTCCAGAGGAGAGTATAGGAACAGCCCTTCACGGAGATACGGTGCAGATTGTAGTGAAAAAAGACGGCAAAGACGGAAAAAGATGTGAGGGAGAAGTTGTTAAGGTGCTGGAAAGGGGCACAAGGGAAGTTGTAGGGACGTATCAGCAATGTGACGGCTTTGGATTTGTCGTGACAGATAATCAGCGTTTCTTAAAAGATGTGTTTATTCCGGCAGGAAAATCACTGACAGCAGAGGACGGAGATAAAGTTCTTGCGGAAATTAAAGACCATGGAAATAAAAGACGCTCTCCGGAAGGGAAAATTATTGAAATTCTGGGAAAACCGGGAGAATGCGGCGTAGATGTTCTGTGTGTGGCGAAAAGTTATGAGCTGCCTATGGAATTTCCTGAAAAAGTAGCAAAACAGGCAGAGCGTATAAAAGAAACTTTAAATGAAGGGGATTTTTACGGTCGAGAAGATTTAAGGGATGTTGTCATGGTAACCATAGACGGAGAAGATGCAAAGGATTTGGATGATGCCGTATCCCTTACAAAAGAGGAGGATTTGTATCATTTAGGCGTACACATTGCAGATGTGAGCAATTATGTTCAGTACAACAGCGCTTTAGATAAAGAAGCCTTAAAAAGAGGAACAAGCGTATATTTGGCAGACCGAGTTATTCCCATGCTTCCCAAAAAGCTTTCCAACGGAATTTGTTCCTTAAATGCAGGGGAAGACAGACTGGCGCTTAGTTGTCTGATGGATATTGATAAAAAGGGAAGAGTGGTTTCTCATCGTATTGTGGAGAGCGTTATTCATGTAAAAGAAAGAATGAGCTATACAAATGTAAAGAAAATTCTTTTGCAGGAAGATGAAGAGCTTGAAAAACGCTATGAAGAGCTGCTGCCGATGTTTTTCCAGATGAAAGAGCTGTCAGAGCTTCTTCGAAACAGAAGAAAGAAAAGAGGAGCTATTGATTTTGACTTTCCGGAGAGCAAGCTGGTTTTAGATGAGAAGGGAAAAGTGGTTGATATTTATCCTTACGAACAGAATATTGCTACCCGCCTGATTGAGGATTTCATGCTGGCTGCCAACGAAACCGTGGCAGAGGAATATTGTATGCTGGGATTGCCTTTTGTATACAGAACCCATGAGAATCCGGATATGGAAAAAATGGAGACGGTTCTGGAGATGGTTCATCAGGCAGGCATAAAAGTAAAAAAAGGAAAGGAAACCATTTCTCCCAAGGAAGTTCAGAAGATTTTAAAAGAGCTGGAAGGAATGGAATGTGAGCCTTTCTTTGCAAGATTGATTTTGCGTTCTATGAAACAGGCAAAATATACCGTAGAGGATACTGGACATTTTGGTTTAGCTGCAAAATATTATTGTCATTTTACATCGCCAATTCGCCGTTATCCGGATTTACAGATACACAGAATTATTAAAGAAACTCTCCGTGGCAAAATGACAGAGGCGAAAATTCAGCATTACAGAGGAATTTTGGAAGAAGTAGCCAGACAGTCCAGCGCCATGGAAAGAAGGGCAGAAGAAGTAGAACGGGAAACAATTAAAATGAAGAAGGCAGAATATATGAAACAACATATAGGAGAAGCCTTTGAAGGAACTGTTTCAGGAGTGACGGAATGGGGATTTTATGTGGAACTGGATAATACAGTGGAAGGTCTGGTACATGTAAACAGTCTCACAGATGATTACTATAGCTTTGATAAAGACAGATATTGTCTTGTAGGCGATATGACAGGCAGAACTTATACGATGGGGCAAAGAGTAAAGGTCTGGGTGGAAAATGCAGATGAGAATACAAAGACAGTGGATTTTAAAATAGAAAGGATGGGGTAG
- the secG gene encoding preprotein translocase subunit SecG, producing the protein MEYLRIALTVLFIIDCIALSVIILMQEGKSQGLGSLSGMSETYWGKNKGRSMEGTLVKVTRILGVLFFVLALVLNLKF; encoded by the coding sequence ATGGAATATTTAAGAATTGCTTTAACTGTGCTTTTCATTATAGATTGTATTGCATTATCTGTAATCATTCTGATGCAGGAGGGAAAATCTCAGGGACTTGGAAGTCTTTCCGGTATGTCTGAGACTTACTGGGGAAAAAATAAAGGACGCTCCATGGAAGGTACTTTAGTAAAAGTAACAAGAATTCTTGGTGTATTGTTCTTTGTGTTAGCTTTAGTATTGAATTTGAAATTTTAA
- the eno gene encoding phosphopyruvate hydratase — protein MNRYLPIRQVYAREVLDSRGNPTVETEVTVGEGIVGKDGYTGKSIVPSGASTGKYEALELRDKENRYCGQGVLKAVENVNDKLAECILGENVLNQRHIDTLLKREDGTENKEKMGANAILGVSLAAADVAAKALRIPLYQYLGGCQAHCMPVPMMNILNGGKHADNTVDFQEFMIMPVGACCFKEGLRMCAEVYHKLKEILKSEGLSAAVGDEGGFAPDLKGAEEALEYMVRAVKEAGFIPGKEISFALDVAASELYEDGMYYFPGQSFMRGEKVRKSAEEMIDYYEQLLEKFPIVSIEDGLCEEDWEGWVKMTQRLGDKVQLVGDDLFVTNTKRLQKGIEMGAGNAILIKVNQIGSLSEAMEAVEMAHKAGYCAIISHRSGESEDTFIADLAVATGTGQIKTGAPCRAERTAKYNRLLEIEDDLGKEAQYRNPFMKNNS, from the coding sequence ATGAATCGTTATTTACCGATTAGACAGGTTTACGCCAGAGAAGTGCTGGACTCCAGAGGCAATCCGACAGTGGAGACAGAAGTGACGGTAGGAGAAGGGATTGTGGGGAAAGACGGATATACAGGGAAATCCATTGTTCCATCAGGCGCCTCCACAGGAAAATACGAGGCTTTAGAGCTGAGAGATAAAGAAAATCGTTACTGCGGTCAGGGCGTTTTAAAAGCAGTAGAGAACGTGAACGATAAATTGGCAGAGTGTATTTTAGGAGAAAACGTTTTAAATCAAAGGCATATTGATACCTTGCTGAAAAGAGAGGATGGAACGGAAAATAAAGAGAAAATGGGTGCAAATGCCATTTTAGGAGTATCTTTGGCAGCGGCTGACGTAGCGGCAAAGGCGCTTCGTATTCCTTTGTATCAATATCTGGGAGGTTGTCAGGCGCATTGTATGCCTGTTCCCATGATGAATATTTTAAACGGCGGGAAACACGCAGATAATACCGTGGATTTTCAGGAATTTATGATTATGCCCGTAGGCGCATGCTGTTTTAAGGAAGGGCTTCGCATGTGTGCGGAAGTATATCATAAGCTGAAAGAAATTTTAAAGTCAGAAGGCTTGTCGGCAGCGGTAGGTGATGAAGGCGGATTTGCACCGGACTTAAAAGGAGCGGAAGAAGCATTGGAGTATATGGTAAGGGCAGTGAAGGAAGCGGGATTTATACCGGGAAAAGAAATTTCTTTTGCTCTTGATGTGGCAGCAAGCGAGCTCTATGAAGACGGTATGTATTATTTTCCGGGACAGAGCTTTATGCGAGGCGAAAAAGTGAGAAAAAGTGCAGAGGAAATGATTGATTATTATGAGCAGCTTTTAGAAAAATTCCCCATTGTTTCCATTGAAGACGGACTTTGTGAAGAGGACTGGGAAGGCTGGGTGAAAATGACACAGCGACTGGGAGATAAGGTACAGCTGGTAGGAGATGATTTGTTTGTTACAAATACAAAACGTCTTCAAAAAGGAATTGAAATGGGTGCAGGAAACGCCATTTTAATTAAGGTAAATCAAATCGGAAGTCTGTCAGAGGCTATGGAGGCAGTGGAGATGGCGCATAAGGCAGGATATTGTGCCATTATTTCTCATCGCTCAGGAGAAAGTGAGGACACCTTTATTGCTGATTTGGCAGTTGCAACGGGAACCGGACAGATAAAGACAGGAGCGCCGTGCAGGGCAGAAAGAACAGCAAAATATAATCGGCTTCTGGAAATTGAAGATGATTTAGGCAAAGAAGCACAGTACAGAAATCCATTTATGAAAAATAATAGTTGA